In one Mucilaginibacter sp. PAMB04168 genomic region, the following are encoded:
- a CDS encoding YigZ family protein, translating into MLFEDTYFTVKQAAEYTFADRGSKFIAFVYPITSESEIKPLINQLKTAHPKANHHCWGMRITPDRSVFKVNDDGEPSGTAGRPILNVMLSKNVTNTLIVVVRYFGGKLLGVPGLINAYKTAAEQGLAAAGIVEKVSSDVYSIDFDYLQMNDVMKILKDEGVNILEQHADNTCTIKIAVRKLKISQTINKLSSLYSVTTNYLYSI; encoded by the coding sequence ATGCTATTTGAAGATACTTACTTCACTGTTAAACAAGCGGCCGAATATACTTTTGCCGACCGTGGTAGTAAATTCATCGCTTTTGTTTATCCCATTACATCAGAAAGTGAGATTAAGCCGCTTATAAACCAGTTAAAGACTGCCCATCCTAAAGCTAACCATCATTGCTGGGGAATGCGCATTACGCCAGACCGTTCTGTATTTAAGGTAAATGACGACGGAGAACCATCGGGCACTGCTGGGCGGCCTATACTTAATGTGATGTTATCTAAAAATGTAACTAACACCCTCATTGTAGTCGTACGATACTTTGGAGGAAAGTTATTGGGTGTGCCCGGTTTGATCAATGCTTACAAAACGGCGGCAGAGCAAGGTTTAGCAGCAGCTGGAATTGTTGAAAAAGTAAGCAGCGACGTTTATAGCATTGATTTTGACTACCTACAGATGAATGATGTGATGAAAATTCTGAAAGATGAGGGCGTAAATATTTTGGAGCAACACGCCGATAATACATGCACTATAAAAATTGCTGTAAGAAAATTAAAGATTAGCCAAACAATCAATAAACTCAGCAGTTTATATAGTGTTACAACCAATTACCTATATAGTATTTAG
- a CDS encoding DMT family transporter — protein MLYIFLSVCCSVLVSILLKMAKRYQINVVQAITWNYSIAALLTWIFLRPDVKSVTNAPINIYLLLGILLPVIFYMMALAVRSAGIVRTDVAQRLSLLISLTAAFLFLGDHFTLLKFFGIALGFAAIFCLIPWQKKHVVTQDNKNTWFYLLIVFLGFGAIDILFKQMATSKTAPYTASLFIVYVAAFIIAVLGSLYQIKFKNKRFLFRHIFFGWILGIFNFGNILFYLKAHRALASDPSVVFTAMNIGVIAAGTLVGLMIFKEKLSLLHKVGIALAVIAIAVIAYSAQL, from the coding sequence ATGCTTTATATATTTCTAAGCGTTTGCTGTAGTGTGCTGGTGTCTATACTGCTAAAAATGGCTAAGCGTTATCAAATTAACGTGGTACAGGCCATCACCTGGAATTATTCCATAGCAGCGCTGCTCACCTGGATTTTTTTAAGACCTGATGTAAAGAGCGTAACCAACGCACCGATCAATATTTATTTGTTGTTAGGCATCTTGTTGCCCGTTATCTTTTATATGATGGCGCTGGCAGTTAGATCTGCAGGTATTGTACGTACCGATGTAGCTCAACGTTTATCATTACTTATTTCACTCACTGCTGCCTTTTTATTTTTAGGAGACCATTTTACGTTATTGAAGTTTTTTGGCATAGCCCTTGGCTTTGCTGCTATTTTTTGCCTTATACCCTGGCAAAAAAAGCATGTAGTTACCCAGGATAATAAAAATACCTGGTTCTACCTTTTAATTGTTTTTTTAGGCTTTGGTGCAATTGATATACTTTTTAAGCAAATGGCCACCAGCAAAACAGCACCTTATACGGCGTCGTTGTTTATTGTTTATGTTGCTGCATTTATAATAGCCGTGCTGGGTTCCCTGTATCAGATTAAATTCAAAAATAAACGCTTTCTGTTCAGGCACATTTTTTTTGGCTGGATACTCGGCATCTTCAATTTTGGTAACATTTTGTTTTACCTTAAAGCACATAGAGCGTTAGCCAGTGACCCATCTGTAGTTTTTACAGCAATGAACATTGGTGTTATTGCTGCCGGCACCTTAGTTGGTTTAATGATATTTAAAGAAAAGCTGAGTTTACTTCATAAAGTTGGCATAGCACTGGCCGTAATTGCCATTGCGGTAATTGCTTATAGCGCTCAATTATAG
- the ribD gene encoding bifunctional diaminohydroxyphosphoribosylaminopyrimidine deaminase/5-amino-6-(5-phosphoribosylamino)uracil reductase RibD: MQRCLELAALGIGQVSPNPMVGAVIVHEGKIIGEGYHQKYGQAHAEVNAVNQALEIHENAADLFRQCTLYVSLEPCAHYGKTPPCADLIIKHKIPRVVVGCRDPFAQVDGKGIEKLMQAGVEVVTGVMEKECRQINKRFFTRVQQQRPYIVLKWAQTANGMFAPADGSQHWITGLKARKLVHRWRTEEDAILVGKNTARIDNPQLNARYWSGKSPKRVVIDRNLELDHRLHLFDNSVDTFVFNALKTDVEGKTKYIALEDFDRFVPQYILFQLYLQDVQSIIIEGGAHTLNQFIETGLWDEARIFTGTSMLRDGIKAPVVTGSRFEETMVGDDRLQLIYNQ; encoded by the coding sequence ATGCAACGCTGTCTGGAGCTGGCAGCTTTAGGCATAGGGCAGGTAAGCCCCAACCCAATGGTGGGTGCCGTTATTGTGCACGAGGGGAAAATAATAGGAGAGGGTTACCACCAAAAATACGGACAAGCGCATGCGGAGGTAAATGCCGTTAACCAGGCTTTAGAGATACATGAAAACGCTGCCGACCTGTTCAGGCAATGTACCTTGTATGTTTCCTTAGAACCCTGTGCACATTACGGGAAAACACCACCTTGTGCTGATTTAATCATAAAACATAAAATTCCCCGTGTAGTTGTTGGCTGCCGCGACCCATTTGCGCAGGTAGATGGAAAAGGAATAGAGAAGCTAATGCAAGCAGGCGTTGAAGTTGTGACAGGGGTAATGGAAAAAGAATGCCGTCAAATTAATAAGCGTTTTTTTACACGTGTGCAGCAGCAGCGCCCTTATATTGTGCTTAAGTGGGCACAGACGGCTAATGGCATGTTTGCACCGGCGGATGGCTCGCAGCATTGGATAACTGGATTAAAAGCCAGAAAATTAGTACACCGTTGGAGGACAGAAGAGGATGCTATACTCGTGGGTAAAAATACCGCGAGGATTGATAATCCTCAGCTTAACGCGCGTTATTGGAGCGGCAAGTCGCCCAAACGGGTTGTAATTGACCGTAACCTGGAGTTGGATCATAGGTTACACTTATTCGATAATTCGGTAGATACTTTCGTATTTAATGCTTTGAAGACAGACGTTGAAGGTAAGACTAAGTATATTGCTTTAGAAGACTTTGACCGGTTTGTACCACAGTACATCTTGTTTCAGCTGTATCTGCAAGATGTGCAATCTATCATCATTGAAGGCGGTGCTCACACATTAAACCAATTTATAGAAACAGGTTTATGGGACGAAGCACGTATATTTACTGGCACAAGTATGCTTCGGGATGGTATAAAAGCGCCCGTTGTTACCGGAAGCCGATTTGAAGAAACCATGGTAGGAGATGATCGTTTGCAATTAATTTACAACCAATAG
- the prmC gene encoding peptide chain release factor N(5)-glutamine methyltransferase encodes MKTVKDAFDRFKTDLTGMYSTQETDAITSLLLSDLTGKNKGWLKAFDSYEMSAEQSQQLLNALEQLKTGKPIQYILGHTEFYGLNFMVNPSVLIPRPETEELVEWVLASVDRETKYDILDMGTGSGCIPICLKKFLPASTVASIDLSAEALQTAERNAELNQVDVKFLQADILNLAEPEVISKQYNVIVSNPPYVTMTDKGQMHQNVTNFEPHTALFVSNEQPLIFYEAIAGFAHTNLTKNGFLFFEINESYGNKTVDMLSAKGFVNIELRQDMTGKDRMIKAMKT; translated from the coding sequence ATGAAAACGGTTAAAGATGCTTTTGATAGGTTTAAGACGGATTTAACTGGCATGTACAGCACTCAGGAAACTGATGCTATAACTAGCTTGTTATTAAGTGATTTAACCGGAAAAAACAAAGGCTGGCTTAAGGCTTTTGACAGTTATGAAATGAGTGCGGAACAGTCTCAGCAATTATTGAATGCGCTCGAACAATTAAAGACAGGAAAACCTATTCAATATATACTAGGACATACAGAATTTTACGGCCTGAATTTTATGGTAAATCCATCAGTTCTTATTCCACGACCGGAAACTGAAGAATTGGTGGAATGGGTGTTAGCATCGGTTGATAGAGAAACAAAATACGACATACTGGATATGGGAACCGGCAGCGGTTGCATACCTATTTGCTTGAAAAAGTTTTTACCGGCCAGTACCGTTGCTTCCATCGATCTATCTGCCGAAGCTTTACAGACAGCTGAGAGAAATGCGGAATTAAATCAAGTAGATGTTAAATTTCTGCAAGCTGATATTTTAAATTTGGCAGAACCCGAAGTTATAAGCAAGCAATACAATGTTATAGTAAGCAACCCACCATACGTTACCATGACCGACAAGGGCCAGATGCACCAGAACGTAACGAATTTTGAGCCGCATACTGCGTTATTTGTAAGCAACGAGCAGCCGCTGATTTTTTATGAGGCGATAGCTGGTTTTGCCCATACAAACCTTACCAAAAATGGGTTTTTGTTCTTTGAGATTAATGAGAGTTATGGCAACAAAACGGTTGATATGTTATCAGCTAAAGGTTTTGTAAACATCGAATTACGGCAGGACATGACCGGTAAGGATCGAATGATTAAAGCTATGAAAACTTAG
- a CDS encoding oligosaccharide flippase family protein — MLAKLKPILEKLKNPHIVNLIGTAIMQVLNLIQIAILFNYLSIETMGVWFFFQGTIGLVDTLRAGLITTAFITSYSGTTKERAAEVAGSAWYLSLLITGIFVIINLVYLSTSIHIKDGGLDLFLKWFGLVFVITLPSFIASCVAQAEQRFDRLLYIRAISTVLSITMVLTLILTKALNLNTAIYVGFAAGGITSLMTIVLGWARLGTIANKSITTVKALFAFGKYSVGTSLGSNLFRYSDTSIINFMLGPSSLAIYNLGLRLMELVEVPLRSFAATVMPPLSAAYNQDNKYHVIYLLKKYAGLLTILLIPVVIGSLLFAEIAIWIVDKKYLSTEAANVLRVFMSFALLYPVERFMALTLDAINQPRVNAVKLVFMLIANVVGDFVGVWVFGNIYGVALATILPILTGMIISYSWLQRYMKFDLWDVYKIGWLETQWLIKDSLAMLRKKRETASDT, encoded by the coding sequence ATGCTTGCTAAACTAAAGCCAATACTCGAAAAGCTTAAAAACCCACATATCGTAAACCTGATAGGCACTGCTATTATGCAGGTGCTAAACCTGATTCAGATCGCTATTTTGTTTAATTATCTTTCAATAGAAACAATGGGGGTGTGGTTTTTCTTCCAGGGCACTATAGGCTTGGTTGATACTTTAAGGGCAGGTTTAATTACAACTGCTTTTATTACATCTTACTCGGGTACTACAAAAGAGCGGGCGGCCGAGGTAGCGGGGTCGGCCTGGTACTTGTCTCTTTTAATTACCGGTATATTTGTTATCATAAACCTGGTTTACCTATCTACATCTATCCATATTAAAGATGGCGGGTTAGATTTATTTTTAAAATGGTTTGGTTTAGTGTTTGTAATTACGTTACCATCTTTTATAGCCAGCTGTGTGGCCCAGGCTGAGCAACGGTTCGACAGGTTACTTTATATTCGTGCTATCAGTACTGTGTTATCAATCACAATGGTGCTCACGTTGATTTTAACCAAGGCGCTTAATTTAAATACAGCTATTTACGTAGGGTTTGCTGCAGGTGGTATAACCAGTTTAATGACTATTGTGTTGGGTTGGGCCCGCTTGGGTACTATTGCTAATAAAAGCATCACTACAGTTAAAGCACTTTTCGCTTTTGGTAAATATAGCGTAGGCACTTCCTTAGGCAGCAACCTGTTCCGTTATTCAGATACGTCTATAATTAACTTTATGCTTGGGCCTAGCAGCCTTGCTATATACAATTTAGGTTTGCGGTTAATGGAGCTTGTAGAAGTTCCGTTACGCAGCTTTGCAGCCACCGTTATGCCACCGTTATCTGCTGCTTATAACCAGGATAATAAATATCACGTAATCTATTTGCTCAAAAAATACGCTGGCTTGCTTACTATTCTTCTAATTCCGGTGGTGATAGGATCGCTGCTTTTCGCCGAAATTGCCATATGGATTGTAGACAAGAAGTACCTGTCTACCGAAGCTGCGAATGTGCTTCGGGTTTTTATGTCGTTTGCGTTGCTATATCCGGTTGAACGTTTTATGGCACTTACCCTCGACGCCATTAACCAGCCCCGGGTAAACGCAGTTAAACTGGTATTTATGCTAATTGCTAACGTAGTGGGCGATTTTGTTGGTGTGTGGGTGTTCGGCAATATTTACGGAGTTGCCCTGGCAACCATACTGCCTATACTAACCGGCATGATTATAAGCTACAGCTGGTTACAGCGTTATATGAAATTTGATTTGTGGGACGTGTATAAAATTGGCTGGCTGGAAACGCAATGGTTAATAAAAGACAGCCTGGCTATGTTGCGTAAAAAGCGTGAAACAGCGTCTGACACTTAA
- a CDS encoding glycosyltransferase: protein MLEKLPVNFIDILMGAPYNFDRVTLLITHYNRSKSLEHLLKRCAEEDLSFEEIVISDDGSKPEHLSYVKSLQQIYTFRLITTPVNKGLGANINRGQDAVKTRYTLYVQEDFEPTCDFAPNFINAIKLMDTESWDIIRFYTFPWAPFPYLKDYKLGYAEMLFKPTLLHLNHLKFRLYSDHPHLRRSNFFQKFGRYIEGQRGDPTEYNMCMQFIRKNGRALMFNGSPELFLHEHGAIEPNTMVRSKWKLSNSFFVSVMRNLYLKGKVVNSTIKLKKLN, encoded by the coding sequence TTGTTAGAAAAATTACCGGTTAATTTTATAGATATACTGATGGGAGCTCCATACAATTTTGACCGCGTAACCTTATTAATAACACATTACAATCGTAGTAAGTCGCTTGAGCATTTGCTAAAACGCTGTGCTGAGGAAGATTTATCATTTGAAGAGATTGTTATATCTGATGACGGAAGTAAGCCTGAACATTTAAGCTACGTTAAATCATTACAGCAAATTTACACATTCAGGCTAATCACTACACCGGTAAACAAGGGCTTGGGCGCCAACATAAACAGGGGACAGGATGCTGTCAAAACGCGTTATACGTTGTATGTACAGGAAGATTTTGAACCCACCTGTGACTTTGCACCGAACTTTATAAATGCAATTAAGCTAATGGATACGGAAAGCTGGGATATAATTCGCTTTTATACTTTCCCGTGGGCGCCATTTCCATATCTTAAAGACTATAAGCTAGGATATGCAGAAATGTTGTTTAAACCTACGCTATTACATCTTAATCATTTAAAGTTTCGCTTGTACAGTGATCACCCACATCTGCGCCGGTCAAATTTTTTTCAAAAGTTTGGGCGATATATAGAGGGCCAACGTGGCGATCCGACTGAATACAACATGTGTATGCAGTTTATCCGTAAGAACGGCAGGGCATTAATGTTTAATGGCAGCCCTGAGTTGTTTTTGCACGAGCATGGTGCAATCGAACCCAACACAATGGTACGTAGCAAATGGAAACTTAGTAATTCTTTCTTCGTAAGTGTAATGCGCAATTTGTATTTAAAGGGCAAAGTGGTTAACAGCACTATAAAGCTGAAAAAACTGAACTGA